In a single window of the Eshraghiella crossota genome:
- a CDS encoding ATP-dependent helicase, whose translation MKFSNEQLKAIEFNKGACLVLAGPGSGKTTVLTGRVKYLIDNCHVKPSEILVITFTKAAATEMKNRFTALCGRKLPVTFGTFHAVYFSILKYAYNYTVDNIIKDEVREQIIKDAVERSNIETEDINETINLITGEISRIKTEGIDIDAYYSTNCPQEEFKSIFRRYESELKRKRLIDFDDMLLYCRELFLQRKDILLKWQQRYKYILIDEFQDINKVQYDVIRMLAEPERNIFIVGDDDQSIYGFRGSRPEIMLNFEKDYPEAEKIILDINYRSTSNIVDASGYVIRNNKVRFDKNIHTDNEKGDKVDIIETNNINEEYDRIVKIIRSFVDAGKQYADFAVLFRTNVTAAPLVRKFMENNIPFVLRDGIPNIFEHWIAKDILTYMTLAEGGRKRADFIRIMNKPLRYIGRDYVTDSEVSFDELEKYYEEKPWMINRIRKMERELNAMSDMTCYAMINYLRKGVGYDDYVKEYAKNHSIEPQELSDILDEIMESSKDFIKFDDWREYIEKYTEELKENHTKRDLKDYVTMTTMHSSKGLEYDTVFIIDANEGITPHKKAVLDADIEEERRMFYVAMTRAKKKLYIFCPKERYNKSLETSRFVNEIMNKEKAKE comes from the coding sequence TTGAAATTCAGCAATGAACAGTTAAAAGCAATAGAATTTAATAAAGGAGCGTGTCTTGTTTTAGCAGGGCCGGGAAGCGGTAAGACCACCGTTTTAACAGGCAGGGTAAAATATCTTATAGATAACTGCCATGTTAAGCCTTCCGAAATACTTGTTATTACATTTACAAAAGCCGCAGCTACAGAAATGAAAAACAGGTTTACGGCACTCTGCGGCAGAAAACTTCCCGTTACCTTCGGCACTTTTCATGCCGTGTATTTTTCCATATTAAAATATGCTTATAATTACACGGTAGATAATATTATCAAGGATGAAGTGCGGGAACAGATAATAAAAGATGCGGTTGAAAGAAGTAATATCGAAACGGAAGATATTAATGAGACGATTAATCTTATTACCGGAGAAATAAGCCGTATTAAAACAGAAGGAATAGATATAGACGCTTACTACTCCACAAACTGTCCGCAGGAAGAATTCAAAAGTATATTCAGAAGATATGAAAGTGAATTAAAAAGGAAGAGGCTCATTGATTTTGATGATATGCTTTTGTACTGCAGGGAACTTTTTTTACAGAGAAAGGACATTCTTCTCAAATGGCAGCAGAGGTATAAATATATTCTTATAGATGAATTCCAGGATATCAATAAGGTCCAGTATGATGTAATCCGTATGTTAGCCGAGCCGGAGAGAAATATCTTTATAGTGGGAGACGATGACCAGAGCATATATGGTTTCAGAGGGTCCAGACCGGAAATTATGCTTAATTTTGAAAAAGATTATCCGGAAGCCGAAAAGATAATCCTTGATATTAATTATCGTTCAACTTCCAATATAGTTGATGCATCAGGTTATGTTATCAGAAATAATAAGGTCCGTTTTGACAAAAACATACATACGGATAATGAAAAGGGTGATAAGGTTGATATTATAGAGACTAATAATATCAATGAAGAATATGACAGAATTGTAAAAATAATAAGGAGTTTTGTGGATGCAGGAAAACAATATGCCGATTTTGCAGTTTTATTCAGAACTAATGTAACGGCAGCTCCCCTTGTCCGCAAATTTATGGAAAATAATATACCATTTGTACTTAGAGACGGAATTCCCAATATTTTTGAACATTGGATAGCAAAAGATATACTTACATATATGACATTAGCAGAGGGAGGAAGGAAAAGGGCTGATTTTATCCGTATAATGAATAAGCCATTAAGATATATCGGCAGGGATTATGTGACAGATTCTGAAGTTAGTTTTGACGAACTCGAAAAATATTATGAAGAGAAGCCATGGATGATTAACAGAATCAGAAAAATGGAAAGAGAACTTAATGCAATGTCCGATATGACCTGCTACGCTATGATAAATTACCTTAGAAAAGGCGTAGGATATGATGACTATGTAAAAGAATATGCAAAGAACCATAGTATTGAACCACAGGAACTTTCGGATATATTGGATGAGATAATGGAAAGCAGCAAAGATTTCATTAAGTTTGACGACTGGAGAGAATACATAGAAAAGTATACCGAGGAACTTAAAGAAAATCATACAAAGAGGGATTTAAAAGACTACGTTACAATGACAACCATGCACAGCTCCAAAGGTCTTGAGTATGATACGGTATTTATAATAGATGCCAATGAAGGCATAACACCTCATAAAAAAGCCGTTTTAGATGCGGATATAGAAGAGGAAAGGCGTATGTTTTATGTAGCTATGACAAGGGCAAAGAAAAAATTATACATATTCTGCCCTAAAGAAAGATACAATAAGTCACTGGAAACTTCACGTTTTGTAAATGAGATAATGAATAAAGAAAAAGCAAAAGAGTAA
- a CDS encoding peptidylprolyl isomerase — MLKHKIAGLLAVLILLISATGCTNIRFTTGTGKNRFAVCGNYSISVQAADILISERKYSYEDLFNNEIWNRSVGDMTMEEYLLSDIKTLAGNVIYLNMMAEDMQINLTGDEEERISEYAEDYAEDSGFDKADVEELLQMLLIAEKSFYAMTEDVDIEVSTDEARTISVQYMFFAVNDDVTDRMAENKASEALQKIEDGTDFLTLAEEQSDDSIHSMEFYKGIYDKDFETAAYKLETGQVSSVVETKYGYYIIKCINDNIESDTAKRKSEIVLKRREELFADKFRQLAEKKDILFNEKYLKKIDIGSIKAGSGELNKILLALK, encoded by the coding sequence ATGTTGAAGCATAAGATAGCAGGGCTTTTAGCGGTATTAATCCTGCTTATAAGTGCTACGGGCTGCACCAATATAAGATTTACCACAGGTACCGGAAAGAACAGGTTTGCGGTCTGCGGTAATTACAGCATATCGGTACAGGCTGCCGATATTCTTATTTCCGAAAGAAAATATTCCTATGAGGATCTTTTTAATAATGAGATATGGAATAGGTCTGTGGGTGATATGACCATGGAAGAATATCTTTTATCTGATATAAAGACTCTTGCAGGCAATGTGATATATCTTAATATGATGGCAGAGGATATGCAGATAAATCTTACCGGTGATGAGGAAGAAAGAATATCTGAATATGCAGAAGATTACGCAGAAGACAGTGGATTTGACAAAGCGGACGTAGAAGAACTGCTTCAGATGCTTTTGATTGCTGAGAAGTCTTTTTATGCGATGACGGAAGATGTGGATATCGAGGTAAGCACGGATGAAGCAAGAACCATATCGGTACAATATATGTTTTTTGCAGTTAATGATGATGTGACGGACAGAATGGCAGAGAACAAAGCATCTGAGGCATTACAGAAGATAGAAGACGGTACCGATTTTTTGACACTGGCAGAAGAACAAAGCGATGACAGCATCCATAGCATGGAATTTTATAAAGGTATATATGATAAAGACTTTGAGACTGCCGCATATAAGCTTGAGACAGGTCAGGTAAGTTCTGTTGTTGAGACAAAGTATGGTTATTATATAATAAAATGTATAAATGACAATATTGAAAGCGATACAGCGAAAAGAAAATCCGAGATTGTTCTAAAAAGGAGAGAAGAACTTTTTGCAGATAAGTTCAGACAGCTTGCAGAGAAAAAAGATATTCTTTTTAATGAAAAATATCTGAAAAAGATTGATATTGGCAGCATAAAAGCCGGTTCCGGGGAATTAAACAAAATTTTGTTAGCACTCAAATAA
- a CDS encoding Lrp/AsnC family transcriptional regulator, which produces MDDIDKKIINLLQENARIPLKSLAEHVYLSSPAVSARIEHLERENIITSYEARINQTKLGFHITAFINLEIIPTQKDEFYPFIKACPNVIECNCVTGDFSMLIKVAFPDTMKLDKFIGKLQKFGRTSTQIVFSTPVENRGINVSDIAFNAG; this is translated from the coding sequence ATGGATGATATCGATAAGAAAATAATTAATTTGTTACAGGAAAATGCAAGAATACCGTTAAAATCATTGGCAGAGCATGTATATTTATCTTCGCCGGCCGTATCCGCAAGGATAGAACACCTTGAAAGGGAAAATATAATCACAAGCTATGAAGCCCGGATTAACCAGACAAAGCTCGGATTCCATATTACTGCATTTATTAATCTTGAAATAATACCCACACAGAAGGACGAATTTTATCCTTTTATAAAAGCCTGTCCTAACGTAATTGAGTGTAACTGTGTTACGGGAGATTTTTCAATGCTTATAAAAGTTGCTTTTCCTGACACTATGAAACTTGACAAGTTTATTGGCAAGCTCCAGAAATTCGGCAGAACAAGCACACAGATAGTTTTTTCTACCCCTGTTGAAAACAGAGGTATCAATGTATCGGATATTGCTTTTAATGCTGGATAA
- a CDS encoding DUF1292 domain-containing protein, whose protein sequence is MNREDIIDGTVTLTLDNDEELECEVVSIFEAGDREYISLLPLGGEEEENGEVFIYRFKLSEDGEPDLENIEDDAEYEMAADAFDEALDKMEFDEIVEEDEEE, encoded by the coding sequence ATGAACAGAGAAGATATTATTGACGGAACAGTAACACTCACTCTTGACAACGACGAAGAATTAGAATGCGAAGTTGTTTCTATTTTTGAGGCAGGTGATAGAGAATATATATCTCTTCTTCCACTCGGCGGCGAAGAAGAAGAAAACGGAGAAGTATTTATTTACCGTTTCAAGCTCTCCGAGGACGGCGAACCTGATCTTGAGAATATAGAGGATGATGCAGAATATGAAATGGCTGCAGATGCCTTTGACGAGGCTCTTGACAAGATGGAATTTGATGAAATCGTCGAAGAAGACGAAGAAGAATAA
- a CDS encoding Maf family protein, whose translation MNISNYKVILASNSPRRRDLLSQVGIEYEVIPSECQEIIRATTPEKAVIQLALDKAADVAAKVPYNSLVIGADTVVVADGMILGKPADKSTAAGMIDRLQGRQHSVYTGVALIFHGADGDIVKNFACETKVYVYDMTKEQIEAYIDTGECMDKAGAYGIQGRFAAYVEKIDGDYNNVVGLPVSRLIHEIDNMEV comes from the coding sequence ATGAATATCAGCAATTACAAAGTTATTCTCGCTTCCAATTCCCCAAGACGAAGGGATTTGTTATCACAGGTGGGAATAGAATATGAGGTTATACCTTCTGAATGTCAGGAGATAATAAGAGCAACAACGCCTGAAAAGGCTGTTATTCAGCTTGCACTTGACAAAGCGGCGGATGTGGCGGCAAAAGTACCTTACAATTCACTGGTAATAGGTGCCGACACGGTGGTTGTGGCTGACGGAATGATTCTTGGCAAGCCTGCTGACAAATCGACGGCGGCCGGGATGATTGACAGACTTCAAGGCAGGCAGCATAGCGTATATACAGGAGTAGCACTTATCTTTCACGGTGCAGACGGAGATATTGTTAAGAACTTCGCGTGTGAGACTAAAGTGTATGTATACGATATGACGAAAGAACAGATAGAAGCATATATTGATACAGGCGAATGTATGGATAAAGCAGGTGCTTATGGCATACAGGGCAGGTTTGCCGCTTATGTTGAGAAGATAGACGGCGACTATAACAATGTTGTGGGACTGCCGGTATCAAGGCTTATTCATGAAATAGACAATATGGAGGTATAA